The Zygosaccharomyces rouxii strain CBS732 chromosome G complete sequence genome contains a region encoding:
- the BUD21 gene encoding Bud21p (weakly similar to uniprot|O00033 Saccharomyces cerevisiae YOR078W BUD21 Component of small ribosomal subunit (SSU) processosome that contains U3 snoRNA originally isolated as bud-site selection mutant that displays a random budding pattern), whose amino-acid sequence MVNLDYSSDSDSAPEEEGLDIGQQEVQLQLREREDAQRREQKILKEQRRKQDEMFRRQREEKDSKIGTDSLEEMPTELLESLARKEQETQVEQPTKRAAQRHISFEDELDEAPAAKGPSRKKNKLAMLRAKRGPVMVQVLSQSSQLPPKVERPVMKDRDKWLKRKGLRRK is encoded by the coding sequence ATGGTCAATTTGGATTATAGCAGTGATAGTGATAGTGcacctgaagaagaaggattaGATATTGGTCAACAAGAAGTCCAGTTACAATTACgagaaagagaagatgCTCAAAGACGTGAACAGAAAATACTGAAGGAACAGAGACGTAAACAAGATGAGATGTTTAGGAGGCAGAGAGAGGAGAAAGATTCAAAGATAGGTACTGATTCTTTAGAAGAGATGCCAACAGAACTTTTAGAAAGTTTAGCCAggaaagaacaagaaactCAAGTGGAACAACCTACTAAAAGAGCTGCACAAAGGCATATTagttttgaagatgagcTAGATGAAGCTCCTGCTGCCAAAGGCCCTTCACGcaaaaagaataaattgGCAATGCTTAGAGCCAAAAGAGGTCCTGTAATGGTTCAAGTCTTATCGCAAAGTTCTCAACTGCCGCCTAAAGTAGAAAGACCAGTTATGAAAGATAGAGATAAatggttgaaaagaaaaggttTGAGAAGGAAGTAA
- the RIT1 gene encoding tRNA A64-2'-O-ribosylphosphate transferase (similar to uniprot|P23796 Saccharomyces cerevisiae YMR283C RIT1 Modifies initiator methionine tRNA to distinguish it from elongator methionine tRNA Initiator methionine tRNA 2'-O-ribosyl phosphate transferase) translates to MDPDLAFSLNQINRDIKKEYTSLRNRIQSILFDNAFIAQRVIPRFPNYPLIPNERCGLWYCDPKDFDQTSYFKSTDGHTNQWDFSTRRLNLHLLPILQEKNGIIIVDSTRRGKLMPDALSKTIPIWCAVLNSLMQPDKSEVLFTPPKCVSQSEHDSIKTRIPSLVDRLEKLDILDAQDLRNKFQGKILRPFWVYPGSDMLRSSTDPFTGEIIEIQWEPGPNEQIIPIILCTASYRAQDGVDKRHGFTYVQGAADDHELWSCGLDPKLLWNNWHYFHDLDRNDKELESHVKTLIELAETTDHRNHLADIVEMDPITKELSLGKLKDHTAITPNIARELDSQFSLVIILSQSVTLSKPFDFIKTYNLQSGSKRSSKDLRAALIEIDHIVSAHLNKDVVKRKPIMVCCNSGTDISVGVILMILCKYYSQDWLLGKPDSVNKFVIRRHLVQIINKIKRRNVNPSRATLNSINSFLM, encoded by the coding sequence ATGGATCCAGACCTTGCATTCTCACTTAATCAGATCAATAGAGACATTAAAAAGGAGTACACCTCATTAAGGAATCGTATACAAAGTATTTTGTTCGATAATGCATTTATAGCTCAAAGAGTCATACCAAGATTCCCAAATTACCCGCTAATCCCCAATGAAAGATGTGGACTTTGGTATTGTGATCCTAAGGATTTCGATCAAACGAGTTATTTTAAAAGTACAGATGGACATACTAATCAATGGGATTTCAGTACGAGAAGGCTTAACTTGCATctattaccaattttacaagagaaGAATGGAATTATCATCGTAGATAGTACTAGAAGGGGTAAACTAATGCCAGATGCACTAAGTAAGACGATACCGATTTGGTGTGCAGTTTTAAATTCCCTCATGCAACCTGATAAATCTGAAGTGTTGTTTACGCCGCCCAAGTGTGTATCTCAATCCGAACATGATAGCATCAAGACTCGCATCCCATCGTTAGTAGACAGGCTCGAGAAGTTGGACATTTTGGATGCTCAAGATTTGCGAAATAAGTTTCAGGGCAAAATCTTGAGGCCATTTTGGGTATACCCTGGATCTGATATGCTTAGATCATCAACCGATCCATTCACTGGAGAAATTATCGAAATTCAATGGGAACCTGGCCCCAATGAACAAATCATCCCAATAATCTTATGTACAGCAAGCTATAGAGCGCAAGATGGTGTTGACAAAAGACACGGCTTCACCTACGTGCAAGGTGCCGCCGACGACCACGAATTGTGGTCGTGTGGATTGGATCCAAAGCTGCTTTGGAATAACTGGCATTACTTCCACGATCTCGACCGTAATGataaggaattggaaagtcATGTTAAAACGTTAATCGAACTTGCAGAAACCACCGATCATAGAAATCATCTAGCAGACATTGTAGAAATGGATCCCATTACCAAAGAACTGTCACTGGGAAAGTTAAAGGACCACACAGCGATAACACCAAATATAGCTCGAGAACTTGATTCGCAATTTTCTCTGGTCATAATATTAAGCCAATCTGTTACGCTTTCCAAACCGTTTGATTTCATTAAAACCTATAATCTACAGAGTGGATCTAAACGGAGTTCAAAAGACCTCAGAGCAGCCCTGATAGAAATTGACCATATAGTCTCTGCACATCTAAACAAAGACGTCGTCAAGCGAAAACCTATCATGGTTTGCTGCAATTCTGGTACTGACATATCGGTTGGAGTCATACTGATGATCCTGTGCAAGTACTACTCACAAGACTGGTTACTGGGAAAACCTGACTCGGTAAACAAGTTCGTGATAAGACGTCATTTGGTACAGATAATTAACAAGATTAAGCGACGCAACGTGAACCCATCCAGGGCCACATTGAATAGTATTAATAGTTTTCTAATGTAA
- the RNR2 gene encoding ribonucleotide-diphosphate reductase subunit RNR2 (highly similar to uniprot|P09938 Saccharomyces cerevisiae YJL026W RNR2 Ribonucleotide-diphosphate reductase (RNR) small subunit the RNR complex catalyzes the rate-limiting step in dNTP synthesis and is regulated by DNA replication and DNA damage checkpoint pathways via localization of the small subunits) produces the protein MSKETPSKGAANALSDLELKDPKNLKNSLETVSEEPQKDKDQNEEGKSGANKEEAALQGRLSKAAEEHQKFLKSHQVQRHNLKEMEKDEPLLVENKRRFVLFPIKYHEIWQAYKRAEASFWTAEEIDLSKDLDDWNNKMSEGERYFISRVLAFFAASDGIVNENLVENFSAEVQIPEAKCFYGFQIMMENIHSETYSLLIDTYSRDTEESEFLFNAIENIPPIKEKAEWAIRWIQDDTALYAERLVAFAAVEGVFFSGSFAAIFWLKKKGLMPGLTFSNELICRDEGLHTDFACLLFAHLKNRPSPDIVERIITEAVSIEKRYFEDALPVALLGMNAALMNQYVEFVADRLLVALGNEKYYNVTNPFDFMENISLAGKTNFFEKRVSDYQKAGVMSKTTEPQGDTFKFDEDF, from the coding sequence ATGTCTAAGGAAACACCATCTAAGGGGGCAGCTAATGCATTGTCAGAtctagaattgaaagatccAAAGAATCTAAAGAACTCTTTAGAGACAGTCTCTGAGGAACCACAGAAGGATAAGGACCAGAATGAAGAGGGTAAGAGTGGTGCGAATAAAGAGGAAGCAGCCTTACAAGGTAGACTTTCAAAGGCAGCTGAAGAACATcagaaatttttaaaatcacATCAAGTGCAGCGTCATAATTTGAAGGAAATGGAAAAGGATGAACCATTACTTGTGGAAAATAAACGTAGATTTGTTCTTTTCCCCATTAAATATCATGAAATTTGGCAAGCTTACAAGAGAGCAGAAGCATCATTTTGGACAGCTGAAGAAATCGATTTATCGAAGGATTTGGATGATTGGAATAATAAGATGAGTGAAGGTGAAAGAtatttcatttcaagaGTCCTAGCGTTCTTTGCAGCATCCGATGGTATTGTTAATGAGAATTTGGTGGAGAATTTCTCTGCTGAGGTCCAAATACCGGAGGCTAAGTGCTTCTACGGGTTCCAGATTATGATGGAAAATATCCATTCTGAAACTTATTCGCTATTGATTGATACCTACAGTAGAGATACCGAGGAAAGtgaatttttatttaatgcaattgaaaaCATTCCACCAATCAAGGAAAAGGCAGAATGGGCAATTAGGTGGATTCAAGACGATACTGCCCTTTATGCTGAAAGATTAGTGGCCTTTGCCGCAGTGGAAGGTGTTTTCTTCTCGGGATCATTTGCTGCCATCTTTTggttgaagaagaagggtCTAATGCCAGGTTTAACTTTCTCTAATGAATTGATCTGTAGAGACGAAGGTTTGCACACAGATTTTGCTTGTCTATTATTCGCCCATTTGAAGAACAGACCAAGTCCAGACATTGTGGAAAGAATCATTACTGAAGCTGTATCAATTGAGAAGAGATACTTTGAAGATGCTCTCCCCGTGGCTCTGCTGGGCATGAACGCCGCGCTAATGAATCAATACGTCGAGTTTGTTGCTGACAGACTTCTGGTGGCTCTTGGTAATGAGAAATACTATAACGTGACAAACCCATTCGACTTTATGGAGAACATCTCTCTAGCCGGTAAGACTAATTTCTTTGAGAAAAGAGTTTCTGATTATCAGAAGGCTGGTGTCATGTCAAAGACCACTGAACCTCAAGGTGATACCTTCAAATTTGATGAGGATTTctga
- the CAT8 gene encoding DNA-binding transcription factor CAT8 (similar to uniprot|Q75DZ4 Ashbya gossypii ABL121C ABL121Cp and similar to YMR280C uniprot|P39113 Saccharomyces cerevisiae YMR280C CAT8 Zinc cluster transcriptional activator), which translates to MKDDADTRESNGSTRVPTTGAMQGPRYIRTLGSQSLGGLAGSNSSRSSTSPPYEQDDDSKESSSVPQSASMTGSSSQNAQREGGGNGSIASPAGSQNLRVAQACDRCRSKKTRCDGKRPQCSQCAAVGFECKISDRLSRRAFPRGYTETLEERVRELEAENRRLVALCDIKEQQIHLFSQQHSPGGRRKDDERMLRELQSANGGSLNISSTNLYLLNTGSHQRQGPQGPQQQEQLTQQKRQPHVCDGLCCAGKLHVKPVSTNLNDPTSVSFEQSEAPGLPAVQALTSVATREQSNQLATLVALSVPRSTEEILFIPQLLARIRQIYGFTSKQCLYTVSLLSSLKSSLPEPHLVKHEPLETLASTNLWEMDDLEQFFAEIFKFKLESKSPSSYKGGAQLNLSEIEELISIFFEHSSIHIPILVKDEFYHYFNQFKENVLQNLEFLKTPLQGPALTARRGKIISYKIFGCIILMLCQLGLLSKIKAENLGATSKHHRLASYYHKAISLVYMNPYFGVLSTSLQSLQFLSLVLFYFLNIGNVSAIYELRGRVVSMAQQLRLHRCPSAVLGGAGSTMNKREQGDRRVLFWGIYYLDVFSALQLGVPRLIKDFEIECALPVADNDDRTVNLAGQQIRLEGQVTNYSLAIIRFSKVLGNILDSIFKRGMTESITKQVSLIHENALDNWRHGLPKELIFELDVNGTINIDEFNRLKQMNVTVERSENMTLLVMYFLAKCMIHLPVVATRPLPTNDSNDTGETSNATSNGNNVRARDPSTERNQAAADRSSSSYVLLQQATNTMLNVLESLKTLFLPLPLNISRTKARFALLSARGSLEYTKGGALFLDNKSLLLDVIKDLEEDRKLDLPGVISWNSLKLLDMSINLLLQPPNTEVGKLDRLLKKKLNYYNRLMGRPTVKQEPASKGHDLTPASSKDEEDTPAAKRIKIEETSIPLAVPQQQQHMQAPAPVMVQEKQQPQPQPQPQPQPQPQLQPQPQQLQLPQTAFAEALQLDPVLNSNVSFQNAPPTTLYDGPHDQPHQYQHHAQTQPQDPHLDTRSSDKLHGLFKVPSTADFLMDDSANSQLNFLLGTTELGVLDPSQPSYTNNPGSGSAIGINNMPSGLNLSNLFDLEGSTDQPPTNTNATQATQANSGGFNFAVDASLGLAPLLAWTPDHNGIVLDVVEDEEGSNLQQGQQSQEQNQQQHQLDHNLMQPHMDMDVDIDQDLSIRRRPDRSRGRGRPRKHEENLHDLFCWQNSK; encoded by the coding sequence ATGAAGGATGATGCAGATACTCGAGAGAGTAATGGAAGCACTAGAGTTCCAACTACGGGCGCGATGCAGGGACCTCGTTATATAAGGACATTAGGCTCACAGTCGCTAGGAGGTTTGGCAGGTAGCAATAGTAGCAGGAGTTCAACTTCTCCACCATACgaacaagatgatgattcaaAAGAGTCATCATCAGTACCACAGTCGGCCTCAATGACGGGCTCATCATCACAAAATGCACAAAGGgaaggtggtggtaatggaAGTATAGCATCACCAGCAGGTTCTCAAAATTTAAGAGTTGCACAGGCCTGTGATAGATGTCGTTCCAAAAAAACGAGATGTGACGGTAAAAGACCTCAATGTTCACAGTGTGCCGCTGTAGGATTTGAGTGTAAGATAAGCGATCGTCTATCCAGAAGAGCTTTTCCCAGAGGCTACACCGAAACTCTGGAAGAAAGAGTCAGAGAACTAGAAGCCGAAAACAGAAGACTAGTTGCCTTATGTGATATCAAGGAACAACAGATTCACCTTTTCTCCCAGCAACACTCTCCAGGCGGTAGACGTAAAGACGATGAAAGGATGTTAAGAGAATTGCAATCGGCCAATGGTGGATCTTTGAACATTTCCTCCACTAATCTTTATTTACTCAATACAGGCTCGCATCAGAGACAAGGACCACAGGgaccacaacaacaagaacaattaaCACAACAGAAGAGACAACCTCACGTTTGTGATGGACTATGTTGTGCTGGTAAATTACATGTAAAGCCAGTATCAACCAATTTAAACGACCCAACATCCGTTTCCTTTGAACAGAGTGAAGCTCCTGGTTTACCGGCTGTACAGGCTCTAACCTCAGTTGCGACCCGGGAACAGAGCAACCAGTTAGCCACATTGGTTGCATTATCTGTACCTCGATCCACAGAGGAGATTCTTTTCATTCCTCAACTATTAGCGAGAATTCGTCAAATATATGGTTTTACTTCCAAACAATGTCTCTATACCGTTTCACTATTATCTTCATTGAAATCGAGCTTACCAGAACCTCATTTGGTGAAACATGAGCCCTTGGAAACTCTAGCATCAACAAATTTATGGGAGATGGACGATTtagaacaattttttgcGGAAATCTTCAAGTTTAAGTTAGAATCTAAATCGCCTTCCTCTTACAAGGGCGGTGCTCAATTAAACCtttcagaaattgaagaattgatatCTATTTTCTTCGAACACTCGTCAATCCATATTCCCATTTTGgtaaaagatgaattttaccactatttCAATCAATTTAAAGAGAACGTATTACaaaatttagaatttttgaaaacgCCCCTACAGGGTCCTGCCTTAACCGCCAGGCGCGGCAAGATTATCAGTTACAAAATCTTTGGATGTATTATTTTAATGTTATGTCAATTGGGGTTATTATCAAAGATTAAAGCGGAAAATTTGGGAGCCACCAGCAAACACCATAGGCTGGCTTCTTATTACCACAAAGCAATTTCATTGGTATACATGAACCCATATTTTGGCGTCTTGTCAACTTCTTTACAATCCTTACAGTTTTTGTCACTGGTTCTATTCTATTTCCTCAACATTGGTAATGTTTCTGCGATTTATGAATTAAGAGGTAGGGTGGTATCCATGGCTCAACAACTTCGTTTACACCGTTGTCCTAGTGCTGTTCTTGGTGGCGCTGGATCCACCATGAATAAAAGGGAGCAAGGTGATCGCCGTGTTTTATTCTGGGGGATCTACTACTTGGATGTATTTTCTGCATTACAATTGGGCGTACCTCGTTTGATAaaggattttgaaattgaatgTGCCTTACCTGTAGCAGACAATGACGACAGGACTGTTAACTTAGCGGGACAACAGATAAGACTAGAAGGTCAGGTTACAAACTACTCATTAGCCATAATAAGATTTTCTAAAGTCCTGGGTAATATATTGGACAGTATCTTTAAAAGAGGTATGACAGAATCTATCACGAAGCAAGTATCTTTGATTCATGAAAATGCATTAGATAATTGGAGACATGGTTTACCAAAGGAGTTGATATTCGAACTGGATGTAAATGGTACCATTAACATCGATGAATTTAACAGACTAAAGCAAATGAATGTCACTGTAGAACGTTCAGAAAACATGACTCTTTTGGTAATGTACTTTTTAGCCAAATGTATGATTCATTTACCAGTGGTAGCCACTAGGCCATTGCCCACGAACGATTCCAATGACACTGGCGAAACTTCTAATGCTACCTCCAACGGCAATAATGTACGTGCTAGAGATCCTTCCACGGAAAGGAATCAGGCGGCCGCCGACAgatcttcctcatcttaTGTGCTTTTACAACAAGCCACTAATACAATGTTAAACGTTCTAGAATCACTAAAGACACTTTTCTTACCGTTACCACTCAACATTTCACGTACCAAGGCTCGTTTCGCATTGTTAAGCGCTAGAGGCTCTTTAGAATACACTAAGGGTGGTGCACTTTTCCTTGATAACAAATCGTTATTACTGGACGTGATAAAGGATCTAGAAGAAGATAGAAAATTGGATTTACCAGGTGTCATCTCTTGGAACAGTTTGAAATTACTCGATATGAGTATTAATCTGTTATTACAGCCGCCCAACACTGAGGTCGGAAAGTTGGACAgattgttgaagaagaaattgaactACTACAATAGACTCATGGGTAGGCCGACGGTCAAGCAAGAACCGGCTTCAAAAGGTCACGATCTGACTCCTGCAAGCTCCAAAGATGAGGAGGATACACCTGCAGCTAAGAGGATTAAAATAGAAGAGACTTCGATTCCATTAGCAGTgccacaacaacagcaacacATGCAAGCACCAGCGCCAGTGATGGTGCAGGAAAAACAACAACCCCAACCCcaacctcaacctcaacctcaacctcaacctcaacTTCAGCCTCAACCTCAGCAGTTACAACTCCCTCAAACGGCTTTTGCAGAGGCTTTACAATTAGATCCAGTGCTTAACAGTAACGTTTCATTCCAAAATGCTCCACCAACAACACTGTACGATGGACCTCACGACCAGCCACACCAGTACCAGCACCATGCACAGACTCAACCGCAGGATCCTCATCTAGATACAAGAAGTAGTGACAAATTACATGGTCTTTTTAAAGTACCTAGTACCGCGGATTTCCTGATGGATGATTCCGCTAATTCTCAATTAAACTTTTTACTGGGCACAACAGAACTAGGAGTTTTAGATCCCTCACAACCATCCTACACCAACAATCCGGGTTCCGGTAGCGCAATAGGCATCAACAATATGCCTTCAGGTCTTAATTTAAGCAATTTATTTGATCTAGAGGGATCTACAGACCAACCACCTACGAATACAAATGCAACTCAAGCTACTCAAGCCAATTCTGGCGGATTCAATTTTGCAGTAGATGCATCACTAGGTTTAGCACCGCTTTTAGCATGGACACCGGACCATAACGGTATTGTGCTTGATGttgtggaagatgaagaaggcTCAAATTTACAGCAGGGACAACAGtcacaagaacaaaatcaacaacagcacCAGCTGGATCATAATCTGATGCAACCGCACATGGATATGGACGTAGATATCGATCAAGATCTCAGCATAAGAAGAAGACCCGACAGATCCAGAGGAAGGGGAAGACCCCGCAAACATGAAGAGAACCTGCATGATCTGTTCTGCTGGCAGAACTCtaaataa
- the AEP2 gene encoding Aep2p (weakly similar to uniprot|P22136 Saccharomyces cerevisiae YMR282C AEP2 Mitochondrial protein likely involved in translation of the mitochondrial OLI1 mRNA exhibits genetic interaction with the OLI1 mRNA 5'-untranslated leader): MLRTACSRSHVFKAFSSSLMLEHALAAANSSGAAAPTNAASTGNSHDSTLKSELPLRTLNDELHNAERKYIKPLTNAPEWSSTRTGPNSKIREYLKNGQYTKLLIRLSVDNHLNNEYISGLFTTGGLTKSEYSLFINKLLSEEELDVKLSNVIPDTPHTELIYKLYEFYCDHIVDQHNLTPLQLYDLNLFLKTFIAEAQLSKAHNVLDFILLRRPLNDLLANTDVEILIQFLRLKCGALSKFWKIQPASQRNSTAITLGEKASDCHLAKSYKFQNEKVLLQIINSVLGEHNWKNRRSPKLDAAIIYSLGYLGQTDLIEKYVNRTWSPSKDEGVKTNPNSDLLVAVLTSYCVKEGNMRKGLEVLDRFIRDYPEVELDPLFWRRLLQLSSLLWDKKRDRKATLSHGCWTIMKQWHAQRQRKIPYDYGIMKELYPIFVRTKNKNGALEVITKSFFGAFIQPEFTIRPNELSLLCKYQRFILKMIALKGNYHKGFEFCQEWSFSSTNKFELQSYFMKWRGIHEQRRTSQSKQKAALQEKYDEMEEDDMLLGRLW; the protein is encoded by the coding sequence ATGTTAAGAACCGCTTGTAGTCGATCTCATGTGTTCAAAGCATTTAGCAGCTCGCTAATGCTCGAACATGCTCTGGCGGCTGCTAATTCGTCTGGTGCCGCAGCTCCAACGAACGCCGCCAGTACTGGTAATAGTCATGATTCTACCTTGAAGTCTGAATTACCACTGCGAACTTTGAATGATGAGCTGCATAATGCCGAGAGGAAATACATCAAGCCCTTGACGAATGCTCCGGAATGGTCTTCCACTCGTACGGGCCCAAATAGTAAGATACGTgagtatttgaaaaatggtcaATACACCAAACTTTTAATTAGATTATCAGTGGACAACCATTTGAACAATGAATACATTTCAGGCCTTTTTACCACTGGTGGTCTCACAAAGTCAGAATATTcacttttcatcaataaatTACTTTCAGAGGAGGAATTAGATGTTAAACTCTCAAATGTAATTCCTGATACCCCTCATACCGAATTGATATACAAATTGTACGAATTTTACTGTGACCACATAGTGGATCAACATAATCTTACGCCATTGCAACTTTACGATTTAAACCTTTTCCTCAAGACTTTCATTGCAGAAGCCCAACTATCAAAGGCACATAACGTTTTAGATTTTATTCTCCTGAGAAGACCATTAAATGACCTTTTAGCCAACACTGATGTGGAAATTCTAATACAATTCTTACGATTAAAGTGTGGTGCcctttccaaattttggaagattCAACCAGCATCTCAGAGAAATTCCACGGCTATCACATTAGGTGAAAAGGCATCTGATTGTCATTTAGCCAAAAGCtataaatttcaaaacgAAAAAGTTCTCTTacaaatcatcaattctGTTCTAGGTGAGCATAATTGGAAAAATAGACGTTCACCTAAATTGGATGCGGCCATCATTTACTCTCTTGGTTATTTGGGACAGACAGATTTGATTGAGAAATATGTGAATCGCACATGGTCCCCATCCAAAGATGAGGGAGTCAAAACGAACCCAAATTCTGACTTACTGGTAGCCGTCTTGACATCGTATTGTGTCAAGGAGGGGAATATGAGAAAGGGATTAGAAGTACTCGATAGGTTCATAAGAGATTATCCTGAGGTAGAATTGGATCCTTTGTTTTGGCGTAGATTACTTCAATTGAGTTCACTACTTTGGGATAAGAAAAGAGATCGTAAGGCTACTTTAAGCCATGGATGTTGGACTATTATGAAACAATGGCATGCACAGAGACAGAGAAAAATTCCATATGATTATGGTATTATGAAAGAACTCTATCCAATATTTGTAAGGACGAAGAATAAAAACGGTGCATTAGAAGTAATAACCAAAAGTTTTTTTGGTGCATTTATCCAACCGGAATTTACCATTCGTCCCAACGAATTGTCCTTGTTGTGCAAATATCAAAGATTCATCCTGAAGATGATTGCGTTAAAAGGCAATTATCATAAAGGTTttgaattttgtcaagAGTGGAGTTTTAGTTCCACgaataaatttgaattacAGAGTTACTTTATGAAATGGCGTGGCATTCATGAACAGAGACGTACATCACAATCCAAACAAAAAGCGGCATTACAAGAGAAGTATGATGAGAtggaggaagatgatatgCTATTGGGGAGGCTCTGGTGA
- the GPI12 gene encoding N-acetylglucosaminylphosphatidylinositol deacetylase (similar to uniprot|P23797 Saccharomyces cerevisiae YMR281W GPI12 ER membrane protein involved in the second step of glycosylphosphatidylinositol (GPI) anchor assembly the de-N-acetylation of the N-acetylglucosaminylphosphatidylinositol intermediate functional homolog of human PIG-Lp) encodes MVVAIKFPKVYFLLWVLFIAFSVRIKSRNGSVFNDNLKFLDEIDSLSLVVAHPDDEVMFFAPTILELDSRLPPNVEFNVVCLSKGGADELGDTRVQELKESVNLLLANSKRQYQLQQHDYPDGHEETWDQESVQSTIKDSVLQGRRSSVLLTFDDKGVSKHVNHIACHEAVSNLVQDESNVKAALYLDSYGDNIVLKYSAFFWEIWKLTRDWFLHRVLPTSSYNENKPATEITLMSDYSSYILSFASMLHSHKSQMVWFRYGWWTFSRFVFVNDLKVVNK; translated from the coding sequence ATGGTGGTGGCCATAAAGTTTCCCAAGGTGTATTTCCTACTGTGGGTTCTATTCATTGCGTTCAGTGTCAGGATTAAGTCTCGTAATGGGTCTGTATTCAACGATAATTTAAAGTTCTTAGACGAGATTGATTCCTTGTCGTTGGTAGTAGCACATCCTGATGATGAGGTTATGTTTTTTGCACCCACTATACTAGAATTGGACTCTAGGTTACCTCCCAATGTAGAGTTTAATGTTGTATGTCTTTCTAAAGGTGGCGCTGATGAATTAGGTGATACTAGGGTTCAAGAATTAAAGGAATCTGTGAATCTGCTGCTAGCTAATAGTAAACGTCAGTACCAATTGCAACAGCATGACTATCCTGATGGACATGAAGAAACCTGGGATCAGGAAAGTGTTCAGTCAACCATCAAGGATTCAGTTCTCCAGGGTAGAAGATCAAGTGTACTGTTAACGTTTGATGATAAAGGAGTTTCCAAGCACGTCAACCACATTGCATGTCATGAAGCCGTTTCAAACCTTGTACAGGATGAATCCAATGTAAAAGCAGCTCTCTACCTGGATAGTTATGGTGATAACATTGTACTCAAATACAGTGCATTCTTCTGggaaatttggaaattgaCCAGAGATTGGTTCTTGCATCGTGTTTTGCCTACATCGAGTTATAATGAGAACAAGCCTGCCACTGAGATTACGTTGATGAGCGATTACTCAAGCTACATCCTTTCATTTGCCTCTATGCTTCATTCACATAAATCGCAAATGGTTTGGTTCCGCTACGGTTGGTGGACGTTCTCGAGATTTGTGTTCGTTAACGATCTTAAAGTGGTCAATAAGTAA